The following are encoded together in the Salvia hispanica cultivar TCC Black 2014 chromosome 6, UniMelb_Shisp_WGS_1.0, whole genome shotgun sequence genome:
- the LOC125197166 gene encoding accelerated cell death 11-like, translated as MEEGRPLQNMAEAFKELSNRLNEFPEGEEAGLEVAAFVKACSSVSPLIRCLGGAFLYAEIEYVSKVKDLEEASKSVSVVAEMIDEDVRSDCVRKAGSHTRNLLRLKRVLDMIKILFEKIISTEGNSLKDQAIEAFSVFSSHHGFTIRKDVTAGMFDAFPTRAQLLIKLNEDESSSRIEMQKFISSAAQVGEYLDQLFNTRGLGTDW; from the exons ATGGAGGAAGGTAGACCGCTGCAGAACATGGCGGAGGCCTTCAAAGAATTGAGCAACAGATTAAATGAGTTTCCCGAAGGTGAAGAAGCTGGCCTCGAAGTCGCTGCGTTTGTTAAGGCCTGCTCTTCCGTCTCTCCTCTCATCCGATGTCTCGGCGGTGCTTTCTTATACGCTGAGATCGAATATGTTTccaaa GTGAAGGATCTTGAGGAGGCTTCAAAATCAGTATCTGTGGTGGCGGAGATGATAGATGAGGATGTTAGATCAGATTGTGTGCGCAAGGCCGGGAGTCACACAAGAAATCTTTTGAGACTCAAGCGTGTACTTGACATgatcaaaattttgtttgagAAAATCATTTCTACAga GGGAAATTCCCTAAAGGATCAAGCTATAGAAGCTTTCTCAGTCTTCTCTTCACACCATGGATTTACCATTAGAAAAGACGTGACTGCAGGAATGTTTGATGCCTTTCCCACAAGGGCACAACTCTTAATCAAACTCAATGAAGATG AAAGTTCATCAAGAATTGAGATGCAGAAGTTCATATCCTCAGCAGCTCAAGTCGGCGAGTACCTTGACCAGCTCTTCAACACAAGAGGATTAGGAACTGATTGGTGA
- the LOC125196776 gene encoding (-)-5-epieremophilene synthase STPS3-like gives MAAVNLNSFYHRPEANFSPSLWGDRFINYISDSNVKEKYSKTVEELKNDVRNLLTAPETNMIDTMNLIDTLERLGISYHFENEIEEKLQHYFHLNTNYQDDEVYDLCTVALHFRLFRQHGHPISTEIFGKWVDVEGKFKDDLKSDAKGLLSLYEASHLRTRGETVLDDALAFTTATLKSIAPNLGSPLKEQVVHALMQPLHLGLPRIEARRFISVYEDEENKNETLLNLAKSDYNMLQILHNEELQQVSRWWKEIGIISKLPYARDRVVECFFWAMGVYHEPQYSRARIMLTKTILMISLLDDTYDSYGTIEELDVFTKAIQRWDYGEIDGLPEYMRPLYKVVLELFEQIEEELAKEDRSYAVHYSIESLKEVVRSYYVEAKWFIEGYLPPFEEYLEIALITCTYCYIATTSLLGIQSAIKDDFEWLGKKPKMLVAALTVCRVVDDIATYETEKERGQVATGIECYMKENGATKEEAMAKFAEMSTTAWKDSNQENLCDKSRDILMNIIINMERLVDVTYKNNEDGYTHPHKLLKPHIVALLVDPIKI, from the exons ATGGCGGCTGTGAATTTGAACAGTTTCTATCATCGTCCAGAGGCCAATTTCTCCCCTAGCTTGTGGGGTGATCGCTTCATCAATTACATTTCTGACTCCAat GTGAAAGAAAAGTATTCCAAGACAGTTGAAGAACTGAAAAATGATGTTCGAAATCTGCTAACAGCTCCAGAAACCAACATGATAGACACCATGAATCTGATCGACACCCTTGAGCGTTTAGGCATCTCGTATCATTTTGAAAACGAGATCGAAGAGAAATTGCAACATTATTTCCATCTCAATACCAATTATCAGGATGATGAAGTCTATGACTTGTGCACTGTTGCTCTCCATTTTAGATTGTTTAGGCAGCATGGCCACCCTATATCTACTG aaatatttGGTAAATGGGTGGATGTGGAGGGAAAATTCAAGGATGACCTCAAGAGTGATGCGAAGGGTCTGCTGAGTTTGTATGAAGCTTCGCATCTGAGGACACGTGGAGAAACCGTACTAGATGACGCGCTTGCTTTTACTACGGCCACTCTCAAATCCATAGCGCCAAACCTTGGATCGCCCCTCAAGGAACAAGTTGTGCATGCCCTCATGCAGCCCCTGCATTTGGGCCTTCCGAGGATTGAAGCGCGCAGGTTCATCTCCGTGTACGAAGATGAAGAGAACAAAAACGAAACCCTGCTTAATCTTGCCAAATCAGACTATAACATGTTGCAGATTCTACACAATGAAGAACTCCAGCAAGTCTCAag GTGGTGGAAAGAAATAGGCATTATCTCGAAACTTCCTTATGCAAGGGATAGAGTGGTGGAGTGTTTCTTTTGGGCTATGGGAGTGTACCATGAGCCGCAATATTCTCGTGCTCGTATCATGCTCACCAAGACCATTCTTATGATATCTCTACTCGATGACACATACGACTCTTATGGTACAATCGAGGAACTCGATGTTTTCACTAAGGCAATACAGAG GTGGGATTATGGAGAAATCGATGGACTCCCCGAGTACATGAGACCTCTCTACAAAGTTGTTTTGGAACTCTTTGAGCAAATCGAAGAGGAATTGGCCAAGGAAGATCGATCCTACGCAGTGCACTATTCCATAGAATCA CTAAAGGAAGTGGTGAGGAGCTACTATGTGGAAGCGAAGTGGTTTATAGAGGGATACTTGCCACCATTTGAGGAATACCTAGAGATTGCTCTCATTACTTGCACCTACTGTTATATCGCCACCACTTCTCTTCTAGGAATACAATCAGCTATAAAAGACGACTTCGAATGGCTAGGTAAGAAGCCTAAAATGCTGGTGGCCGCACTCACAGTGTGTCGAGTGGTTGATGACATAGCTACCTATGAGACAGAGAAGGAGAGAGGTCAAGTTGCTACTGGCATTGAATGCTACATGAAAGAgaatggtgcgacgaaagaaGAGGCGATGGCCAAATTTGCTGAAATGTCTACAACTGCTTGGAAGGATAGCAACCAGGAGAATCTTTGTGACAAGTCGAGGGATATTCTTATGAACATAATAATCAATATGGAACGCTTAGTCGATGTTACTTACAAGAACAATGAAGATGGATATACTCATCCCCATAAGCTTTTGAAGCCTCATATTGTTGCATTGCTAGTCGACCCCATCAAGATTTAG
- the LOC125197460 gene encoding (-)-5-epieremophilene synthase STPS3-like codes for MTAANLNSLYHRPEANFSPSLWGDRFLNYISDSNVKEKYSKTVEELKNDVRNLLTAPETNMIDTMNLIDTLERLGISYHFENEIEEKLQHYFHLNTNYQDDEVYDLCTVALHFRLFRQHGHPISTEIFGKWVDVEGKFKDDLKSDAKGLLSLYEASHLRTCGETILDDALAFTTATLKSMAPNLESPLKEQVAHALVQPLHLGIPRVEARSFISAYKEEEQKNETLMKFAKIDFNLLQIIHKEELSHISRWWKELGLISKLSYARDRVVECYFWALGVCHEPQYSRGRIMLAKTIAMTSLIDDTFDAYGTVEELEIFTEAIQRWDDGEIAQLPEYMVPLYKAILELYEQFEEELTNEGRSYVVYYAIETLKELVRCYLGEAKWFIKGYLPPFEEYLDIAFTTSTYHYLTTSSFMGMGSARKEDFEWLSKKPKMLVAALTICRLVDDASSYEVHMQIRSMIINILETYFDFKKVRFLSKKKFI; via the exons ATGACGGCTGCGAATTTGAACAGTTTGTATCATCGTCCAGAGGCCAACTTCTCCCCCAGCTTGTGGGGCGATCGCTTCCTCAATTACATTTCTGACTCCAAT GTGAAAGAAAAGTATTCCAAGACAGTTGAAGAACTGAAAAATGATGTTCGAAATCTGCTAACAGCTCCAGAAACCAACATGATAGACACCATGAATCTGATCGACACCCTTGAGCGTTTAGGCATCTCGTATCATTTTGAAAACGAGATCGAAGAGAAATTGCAACATTATTTCCATCTCAATACCAATTATCAGGATGATGAAGTCTATGACTTGTGCACTGTTGCTCTCCATTTTAGATTGTTTAGGCAGCATGGCCACCCTATATCTACTG aaatatttGGTAAATGGGTGGATGTGGAGGGAAAATTCAAGGATGACCTCAAGAGTGATGCGAAGGGTCTGCTGAGTTTGTATGAAGCTTCGCATCTGAGGACATGTGGAGAAACCATACTAGATGACGCGCTTGCTTTTACTACGGCCACTCTCAAATCCATGGCCCCAAACCTCGAATCGCCCCTTAAGGAACAAGTTGCGCATGCCCTCGTGCAGCCCCTGCATTTAGGCATTCCGAGAGTTGAAGCACGCAGTTTCATCTCCGCTTACAAAGAAGAAGagcaaaaaaatgaaacccTGATGAAATTCGCCAAGATAGACTTTAACTTGCTGCAAATTATTCATAAAGAAGAGCTCAGCCATATCTCAAG gtggtGGAAAGAATTAGGGCTTATCTCGAAACTTAGTTATGCAAGAGATAGGGTGGTGGAGTGCTACTTCTGGGCGTTGGGAGTGTGCCATGAGCCACAATATTCTCGTGGACGTATCATGCTGGCCAAGACCATTGCTATGACATCTCTGATAGATGACACTTTTGATGCTTATGGTACAGTCGAGGAACTCGAGATTTTTACTGAGGCAATACAGAG GTGGGATGATGGAGAAATTGCTCAACTACCCGAGTATATGGTACCTCTCTACAAAGCAATTTTAGAACTCTATGAGCAATTCGAGGAAGAATTAACTAACGAAGGACGATCCTACGTAGTATACTATGCCATTGAAACA CTAAAGGAATTGGTGAGGTGCTATCTTGGTGAGGCGAAGTGGTTCATAAAGGGATATTTGCCACCATTTGAGGAATACCTAGACATTGCTTTCACAACAAGTACCTACCATTACCTCACCACCTCTTCTTTCATGGGGATGGGATCCGCTCGAAAAGAAGACTTCGAATGGCTAAGTAAGAAGCCTAAAATGCTTGTGGCTGCACTCACAATATGTCGATTGGTTGATGATGCATCTAGTTATGAGGTACACATGCAAATTCGTTccatgattataaatattttggaaacatattttgattttaagaaagtaaggtttctttcaaaaaaaaaattcatttga